The following DNA comes from Hyphococcus flavus.
TGGCGGCGGGCGGCGCGGGCTCAATTGCGGTCCTGCGAACGAGTTCCCGGCTCAAGGCGGCGATGCCTTGTTCAGACAGTTGATCGATTGCGGGGTCATCGGTGATGACATAGGCAAGTCGAGTGGAAAGCGCGGCATCGATGGCGACGGGGTCAACGTCGGGATCAAGAGGCTGCGCGCTTGCGGCGTAGGGCATGAACATAATTGTTGAAATCGCCGAAAAAATCACAACAGCAGCGATGGGGCGAAGCGAGAGTTTGCCGCTCATGACCAATGCAAGAACGCCGTCAACGACCAGGAGTAGCAGCGCCGCAAGGATAATAGGCGGCGTAAGGGATAATGGCGGCGTTGCTTCGTAGGGCAATATTGTCTTCCCGGGCAGTGACAGAGGTTTAAACTCTGTCTGCGGGCCAACAGCGTTCAGCGCTAACGGACTGTCCGGAGCGCCATAAAAGCCAGGTTCTCGAACAGGTGTGGGCAGCATGGCCAATTCGGCTTCAGTCAGCGCCTTCGCTGTTTCATCAGGGCGGACAAGTCGGCCTTCTCCGTCCAACAGTCTGTAGGGAGCGTATAGCCGGTTGGCGCCTTCTTCTATGGAATCAGGCCCAAGAGACGAAAGGAATGTCAGCCGCTTGAGCATCTCCACGAACAATCCGGATATCGGTAAGTCTGACCATTCTGGGGTGGCGGTCACATGAAACAGCGCGACCGCGCCTGCGCCTTGTCTCTCACCTGTTACCAGTGGCGTTCCATCTTCCAGACGAGCCCATGTGCGAAGCGTAGTTTCGCCGCCTGGCTCGGCCAGAACCTGCCGTCTGACAAGTACGTCACTCGGAGCATCAAGGCCTGCAAACGGACTATCCGGAACGAAGGCGTCAAGACGTTGTGGCGTATCCCACGTAAGTGCTCCGCCAAATGCCCGCCCGCCGCCACGTAGTTCGACCGGCGTGAGTTGCGGTGTGCGATCTTGTGCGGCTTCCGCCAGAACCGGTCCGGCAAATCTAATAAGCACCCCCCCGCGCTCGATCCAAGATATAAGCGCCTCTTCTTCGTTGGCGCGTAGGCGTCCAACATCATCAAGGATAATAACTGAGGCATCCGACTCAACCAGTTCACGGATGCCGCCTTCAAGAAAAGCCGCATGTTGATCGAGCGCCTGTCGAATATAGTGGTTTCCAGACAGGAGATTATTGGCTCTCGATTCGGGTTGAGCGACCAAACCAATCAATGACCGTCTGTCCCGTGCATCTGCAAGATAGAGCGTGCCTGCTGAAGAAACATTTGCAATACGCACGCTAGCAAGATCATTTATCAGCGCCAGAGGAATATCGATGATGGTTTCTATCTCTACGTCATCTGCGGCCAAGGTCGATGATGCGCGTCCGAGTTCACGACCGTCACGTGCAATCGCGATGAGTTCGATTTCGCTTTCAAGACCCGGCTTCAAGCGGTTGACGTTAAATTTGAGCGTGCTGTTTGTATCGTCACTGCGGCGCAAAATATATTTTGGGGCGGTAGCATCAACATATACAACGAGGTCTCCAATTGCGGCTAACGCATTTGCGAAATCCGCATCTCCCTCTGTCGCAACGCCGTCAGACAACCAGCGGATTTCCGGAGATGTTGATTCTGAAAAATAGCGGTCAAGGTTTTTGATTGTTTGGAGTGCGCCCTCTCTGTCTGCAGTAAAAGCTTTCGGCGCTATCGTTGCTTCCGCCTCTCTCAGGGCTTCGCCGGTCATCGGTTCGATTTCAGGAGGGGATGTCTGAGGCGCTGTTGGAGCTAAAAAAATCTGGCGACCTGACTGGCCGGCTTCGGCTGCTGTCGCGCGCATTACGTCACGCCGTAATGACCATTGTTGGGAAGCAGGCCATGTATCGTCAACAATGAGAACTATAGGACCGTTGCGTTCACTTGGCGCTGGCGCATTTAAAACCGGACCTGAGAGACCGAGAATAATAAGCGCAGTCAACACCAACCGCATGAGAAGGAGCCACCAGGGCGTTCGGTCGGGTGTTTCTTCCGAAGTTTTCAGTTGGCGTAAAATGATAAACGCCGGAAAACGTTCTTGCTTTGGTGCAGGCGGCGTCGCCCGAAGCAGCAGCCAGATTACGGGCAGCGCCGCCAGCGCGGTAAGGATAAGCGGCGATGTAAAACTCAACGCGCCAAACATATCATGCCGCCCATTTTCGCATGTCTGCGAGTGCGGTGAATAAAGACAGCAGAGCCGCCTGAGGTGGTCTGTCAGTGCGGTGCGCGATAAATGTCCAGCCAGCTTTCCGTGCGATATTTATAAGACGTTCACGATGAGCGGAAAATGCAACCTTGTAGTCCGCGGTGACAGAGCTTGTCTGCCCAAAGATTAGCCGGTCTTTACTTTCAAGGTCACGAAATTCAACCCGTCCGTCAAAAGGGAAAATTTCTTCAGCTGGATCACAAATTTGCAGCAATACGCCCTTGGCGCCTGCATCCGTTGAAGCGGCAACAGCATTTTCGATGGAGATCGGATCAGTAAAAAAGTCACTCGCCATCACAATGCGCGCGCCTACTGGCGTGCTAGCCAAAGGCGGCGCGCTTTCATCTTCGGCGAACTGATTTACATGTAACGCTTCGAGCATGCGATCTGGCGCGTTACGACCTTGAAAAGGTCTGCGGTCTTCGCCGAGCAACCCTATGCGTTCGCCTGCTTGAGAGAGCAGAATCGTAAGCGCGGTCATAAGAATATCTGCGCGTCGCCGTTTAGTTGGTAGGTTGCGATTTGACGCATAATCTAGAGATCGCGACGGATCGCGCCAGATGTAGGCCGCTGCTGCTGCTTCCCATTCATTCTGGCGTATATAGAGGCGGTCTGACACGCGTGCTGATTGACGCCAATCTATGCTCGAAACCGGATCGCCGAAAGCATAAGGCCGGTGCTGCCAGAAAGTTTCGCCGGGTCCGGCCCGGCGACGGCCATGCAGACCTGCTGAGACTGATTGCGCGATTTTTTCAGCTTCGATCAGTAGTGCAGGAAATAAGGCGGCGGCGTATTCCGCATCATGTCGTACAGCAAGTGACGGATTATCGGCAGGCATAATTGGGCGGACGTCCTTTCTTCAGGCTCTTACGCCCCCGCAAGAATTTCTTCGATGAACTTGTCCGTATCAATCCCTTCTGAGCGTGCCGCAAAATTTAACGCCATGCGGTGCCGTAAAACCGGTCCGGCGAGACGCTTTACGTCATCCAGTGATGGCGCATGACGGCCATCGATCAGTGCGAGGGCCCGGGCGGCGAGTGAAAACGCCTGGCTTGCGCGTGGGCCAGGCCCCCAGGCGACGAAATTCCGAACGCGTTCACTAGCGTTATCAACCGGCCGCGCTGAGCGAAC
Coding sequences within:
- a CDS encoding DUF58 domain-containing protein; the encoded protein is MPADNPSLAVRHDAEYAAALFPALLIEAEKIAQSVSAGLHGRRRAGPGETFWQHRPYAFGDPVSSIDWRQSARVSDRLYIRQNEWEAAAAAYIWRDPSRSLDYASNRNLPTKRRRADILMTALTILLSQAGERIGLLGEDRRPFQGRNAPDRMLEALHVNQFAEDESAPPLASTPVGARIVMASDFFTDPISIENAVAASTDAGAKGVLLQICDPAEEIFPFDGRVEFRDLESKDRLIFGQTSSVTADYKVAFSAHRERLINIARKAGWTFIAHRTDRPPQAALLSLFTALADMRKWAA
- a CDS encoding DUF4159 domain-containing protein → MFGALSFTSPLILTALAALPVIWLLLRATPPAPKQERFPAFIILRQLKTSEETPDRTPWWLLLMRLVLTALIILGLSGPVLNAPAPSERNGPIVLIVDDTWPASQQWSLRRDVMRATAAEAGQSGRQIFLAPTAPQTSPPEIEPMTGEALREAEATIAPKAFTADREGALQTIKNLDRYFSESTSPEIRWLSDGVATEGDADFANALAAIGDLVVYVDATAPKYILRRSDDTNSTLKFNVNRLKPGLESEIELIAIARDGRELGRASSTLAADDVEIETIIDIPLALINDLASVRIANVSSAGTLYLADARDRRSLIGLVAQPESRANNLLSGNHYIRQALDQHAAFLEGGIRELVESDASVIILDDVGRLRANEEEALISWIERGGVLIRFAGPVLAEAAQDRTPQLTPVELRGGGRAFGGALTWDTPQRLDAFVPDSPFAGLDAPSDVLVRRQVLAEPGGETTLRTWARLEDGTPLVTGERQGAGAVALFHVTATPEWSDLPISGLFVEMLKRLTFLSSLGPDSIEEGANRLYAPYRLLDGEGRLVRPDETAKALTEAELAMLPTPVREPGFYGAPDSPLALNAVGPQTEFKPLSLPGKTILPYEATPPLSLTPPIILAALLLLVVDGVLALVMSGKLSLRPIAAVVIFSAISTIMFMPYAASAQPLDPDVDPVAIDAALSTRLAYVITDDPAIDQLSEQGIAALSRELVRRTAIEPAPPAAINLDTDDLSVYSFLYWPIAPGAEPPSDEALVNIENFMRFGGLLLIDTRDDERSVGAGTTPEGEALQRILSELNIPPLTPLDHDHVLARSFYLLDTLPGRMNNNPVWVEADSTGSNDGVTALIIGGRDWAGAWATDNFGRPARPMGAGGPRAREMAYRAGVNIVMVAYTGNYKSDQVHTPILLERLGQ